The Hippoglossus hippoglossus isolate fHipHip1 chromosome 24, fHipHip1.pri, whole genome shotgun sequence genomic interval AACAAGGAATAAATTGGTCCCATTAACAAATCATCTGTACAGTCAAAGCCTCATATTGCTCATTACGTGCCATGGAggtaaaatataataaaatacacatcacacacaacatttttctttgcaaCCATTTCCACAcacattgtaatttattttgagTCGATCCCTCGAACAAgctgcagagctgagagacTCAAACAGTCGGATCCAGTACCGACGACaacatgggatttgttgacagtaataaaaatataaaagatggCTGACTATGCTTTAAAGCTGCTCAGCCTGTTTACAGATACTGGTGATCGTCATCGTTAAGATCATTTTTGGGACATTTCTTTGTGCAAATGAGCTGTTTAATGAGAATATGTGGGATTTAAAATAGTTCACTGCATAAAACTGTGTGAGCATAtttgatttcactttgttttactCACATTTTGATAAACATGACCCTGGTGTTTGCAGCAATGATTCCTCTGTTTATGTTCTTACTCTGATCTTTAAATCACACGCTCAACATCCTTCTTTTAAGAAACTGAACTGACGTCTCCTCAGGGTCTAGAGCACCTCGCGAGGTCGATAGATACCAGGATACAAGCCGTGGTTTCCATGACAGCAGCTGTCGTGGGACCGGAGCTGAAGGAGTTCAAAGCCCACAGGTTGTATTGTTCCACTGAGGCTACAGAACCTGCTTTGTTACAGGTGAGGCTGGGATGTTTGTGGGGAATGTGTTGTTCAGTCAGAGGCAGTGAGGTATAAGGATGGATCAGCTCTTACTGCGAGTGTAGCTGTAAGATCACACGGTTGAACAAAGCAGTTGGATGTCATCACCACACGGCACAGTTCGTCcattggaaagaaaaacactgttagAGGAAACCCACGGTGCGGCAGGAAGCCGAGCACGGCGGGCGGTTTAATCACAAACagaatccacacacacatcgtcATGAGTCTAAAGCTATGGTGTCTACAGTGAACTGtacgcttgtgtgtgtgacgggGGTATAATAGATATGTCACTGAATCCAGTTATtactattttttaaataattcgTTCGACATCACTTCAGTTCAAACCATCAAAAACTGTACTGGTTTTGATCTTTCacagtttgtttagttttttttttcgcGGGATACGAGCAGGGTGATAATGAGCAGACTTCATCAATGTTAGCATGGTCAGCTGGAATTTGGCAGAACATTCAAATTCATAGGTAGCCCTTCACTCTCGTGTAATTAATCGATCAGTCACTCCAATTAAGACACAAATTAGATTTGTAAAAGTCACTTTGGCAAATCTTCAGTTAGTTTGTCAATAATCGCAGACAAAGCGCTGGAATTTATTTTTCCCCACTCAACTTAAATTCTGCGATTGAAAATCAGTGCAGTTTTCCTGGTTGCTcagaaatatacaaaacatggaggaggctcgGACGGTTGGAGGTCGTCACCGGCGATTACCAGATGCCACTGGAGCGCCCGCCGGGAGGGGCCAGGATCCGAGCAGAGGACCTCTTGGGGATGTGGTCATCCACCTGGGAGcctgagagaaacacacagagtttaGTTTCAgttacaacaaacaaaatacacaaggATTCAACTAGTCAGTTGTATTGCCGCCTACCAGAGAGGCTGAAGGACGACTCGTGAAGGTCGCGGACGCCCTGGTGCGCCCGGGGAACGAGCTTGTTGGATGAATCTCCATCGATTGGGCCCAAACCGAGCTCCTTCTTCATAGTGTTCGCCACCATGGCCACGTCCCCAGAGTATGGATCCCTGTCGACTCCTTTGTAACCCTGAGTCTAAATCAAAGGATTAACCTCttcagtacacacacattaactaTATACAGtggatacacacagacaaagggtCAGATCAGGGATTTTCTTTGTCCGATTCTCACACAAATCATAGATATTCTAAATGAAGAAACTGATAAAAGAACATATTTAATAACTTGCAGAGAGCACATCAAGTATTTCCCCACCAGTTAGTTGTATAAATTATCTAGTGCACCTAAAATAGAGCAGAAGCAAAGAGGCTGTGACGGAGCTGCAGATGAACAGAGTCAGCGTTCGGAGGCAGCATTAAAACCCTTTATAAAACTGTTGAATCAGTGGAGTTAGACAGTTTGATGGGCGTGTTTGCTGCAGTTTCACCGTCAGCTGACAGCGCAGCAGAAGCCTTGTTACCCCAGTTTACTTTTCGGGAGCACTTGCAAATGCAGTAACATAAAATATTTACCGTCGACCTCTTTGGTGATGATAGAGAGACTGATGTGAATGAAAGAAGCGAACaaaccttttctctctgcaccATCTTTTTATAGAGGTAGTCAGGGAAAGTGCGCTGCGGGTAGAACTTCCCAGATCCCTCTGCGCACATGAACGCGCCATTCTCACACACCAGGCGTCCGCGGCTGATGGTCACCAGAGGAACGCCGTGGCAGCGCAGCCCCTCGTACAGGTTGAAGTCTCCGCCCTGCACCTGCGTGCTCACAGAGATCGTCCTGCACCAACACAAGAGCCATTAACACCAGTCTTTGTTTTGCACTTAATCAAACAATCGTGACAAGTCGAGGTTGACTTCAGGTTTGAACTTTAACTACGTACTTTGTTGCATCTGGATCCCAGACCACCACATCGGCGTCTGCCCCGGCGATGATGCGGCCCTTGCGGGGGTACAGGTTGTAGATCTTCGCAGCGTTAGAGCTCGTCACTGCCACAAAACGATTCTCGTCCATCTTTCCTGTAACCTGCGGGTAGTGATGCATTAAAAATATCAGAAGAAATTCACTGACCCAAATCCCCCAAAATGTCAGCAAAGTTTTATTTGcagattaatgtgtgtgttggtgtgtacTCACCACTCCTCTCTCCCAGATGACACTCATCCTGTCCTGGACCCCAGCCACTCCATGAGGGATCTTGGTGAAGTCCTCTTTTCCCAAAGCTCTCTGCTTGGTGCTAAATGGACGGTGCTCCGACGCCACGACGCTCAGAGTGTCACTGGTAACAGGAGACGCGTGATTAGTTTAAGGGAATGCATTATTTACAACCCCTTCAGTTTTAGAgccactgtgtttgtgtagctgccGTGCACATACTTGCCCAGCAGGCCCATGAGGTAGTTGGGTGTGTTGGGGTCGAGGCGGAGAGGAGGGACGATGACGTGGGCGGCGGCATGTGACCAGTCCTGGTGGTAATACTGCATCCCATTCAGCACCGCGTGAGCTACTGTGGTCTCTGCATGCACAACCTTACcttgagagacagacagaaaagagagggaTGTTTATCATCTCTCTTTATCACTGTCACCAACTTCATGGGCTGAGCTGGCGACTCACCTTGGATCTTAGCAGCACTGATCATGTCCCCAGCAGCCATACTGGACACGTTCACCAGGTAGATGGGGCAGCGAGCCTGCAATCACATTGGATCCATTTATTTATCACTGGCATACAGACACATGAACAGGATGTAAAGATCTGATGTCAGGCGTGTTTACCCTGTTGGCAATGGTGACGGCTCTGTGAGTCGCCTCAGACTCCAACTGGAGTTagaagaaacacaatcacacaatgaGACGTTTTAACAAACACTCTTTATACATATGTTTTGTCAAAATCAGGCTTCCCTTTCACATTTCTATTGATATGGAAACAATAACCTCAAATCCCTTAAATTTATgctttaatcaatattttaaaaatcagGAAGAGAGTAGGCCAAAATCTAAATtgagataaaataaatacatctgatGTTAATTTACCTCTTCTGGTCGACTGATCTCGATTCCCTCTGGTCCACTGATGCCCAGATCCAGAGCTTCTTTGGCcccctgacaacacacacacacacatcagcattctttccattttaaaaacacattttaatctgtATTTGCTTCTAACTTTAATATCTCCGATCATGTTCATCAAtgattttactttcactttgtgtggaggatggagggagtaagtgtgtgtgtgtgtgtgggttgtgcACCTCAGCCACCAGCTCTCCGTTCTCGGCGTGGACGCGTGCGATGGCCCCGATGTCCTTACAGGTCTGCAGCGTCTGGTAGAGCTCGGAGTCCCGCAGCATCATCATGTCTTTGT includes:
- the LOC117758542 gene encoding dihydropyrimidinase-related protein 5-like isoform X1, producing MPSLSSCRTMAANMRILIKGGKVVNDDFTQEADVYIENGIIQQVGKELMIPGGAKVIDASGKLVLPGGIDTSVHLEQTFMNASIQEDFYSGTKAALMGGTTMVMALVLPEQHCSLLDAYEQCRALADAKACCDYALHVGVTWWGPKVRNEMETLVREHGVNSFQMFMAYKDMMMLRDSELYQTLQTCKDIGAIARVHAENGELVAEGAKEALDLGISGPEGIEISRPEELESEATHRAVTIANRARCPIYLVNVSSMAAGDMISAAKIQGKVVHAETTVAHAVLNGMQYYHQDWSHAAAHVIVPPLRLDPNTPNYLMGLLGNDTLSVVASEHRPFSTKQRALGKEDFTKIPHGVAGVQDRMSVIWERGVVTGKMDENRFVAVTSSNAAKIYNLYPRKGRIIAGADADVVVWDPDATKTISVSTQVQGGDFNLYEGLRCHGVPLVTISRGRLVCENGAFMCAEGSGKFYPQRTFPDYLYKKMVQREKTQGYKGVDRDPYSGDVAMVANTMKKELGLGPIDGDSSNKLVPRAHQGVRDLHESSFSLSGSQVDDHIPKRSSARILAPPGGRSSGIW
- the LOC117758542 gene encoding dihydropyrimidinase-related protein 5-like isoform X2, with protein sequence MAANMRILIKGGKVVNDDFTQEADVYIENGIIQQVGKELMIPGGAKVIDASGKLVLPGGIDTSVHLEQTFMNASIQEDFYSGTKAALMGGTTMVMALVLPEQHCSLLDAYEQCRALADAKACCDYALHVGVTWWGPKVRNEMETLVREHGVNSFQMFMAYKDMMMLRDSELYQTLQTCKDIGAIARVHAENGELVAEGAKEALDLGISGPEGIEISRPEELESEATHRAVTIANRARCPIYLVNVSSMAAGDMISAAKIQGKVVHAETTVAHAVLNGMQYYHQDWSHAAAHVIVPPLRLDPNTPNYLMGLLGNDTLSVVASEHRPFSTKQRALGKEDFTKIPHGVAGVQDRMSVIWERGVVTGKMDENRFVAVTSSNAAKIYNLYPRKGRIIAGADADVVVWDPDATKTISVSTQVQGGDFNLYEGLRCHGVPLVTISRGRLVCENGAFMCAEGSGKFYPQRTFPDYLYKKMVQREKTQGYKGVDRDPYSGDVAMVANTMKKELGLGPIDGDSSNKLVPRAHQGVRDLHESSFSLSGSQVDDHIPKRSSARILAPPGGRSSGIW